In Bacillus sp. DX3.1, the following proteins share a genomic window:
- a CDS encoding phospholipase C has product MKRKIIAIASVIALTAPIQSVAFAHESDHQYDPPIAQRWSAESIHNEGVSSHLWIVNRAIDIMSQNTTVVKQNETALLNEWRTDLEKGIYSADYQNPYYDNSTFASHFYDPDSGKTYIPFAKQAKQTGAKYFKLAGEAYQNKDLKNAFFYLGLSLHYLGDVNQPMHAANFTNISHPFGFHSKYENFVDTVKDNYKVTDGNGYWNWQSANPEEWVHASASAAKADFPSIVNDNTKNWFLKAAVSQDSADKWRAEVTPVTGKRLMEAQRITAGYIHLWFDTYVNNK; this is encoded by the coding sequence ATGAAAAGAAAAATTATTGCTATAGCTTCTGTAATTGCTTTAACAGCTCCTATTCAAAGTGTGGCGTTTGCACATGAAAGTGATCACCAGTATGATCCACCTATTGCTCAAAGATGGTCAGCAGAATCTATACATAATGAAGGAGTAAGTTCTCATTTATGGATTGTAAACAGAGCCATTGATATTATGTCCCAAAATACGACTGTTGTGAAGCAAAATGAGACAGCTCTATTAAATGAATGGCGTACGGATCTAGAGAAAGGCATTTACTCTGCGGATTATCAAAACCCATACTATGATAATTCCACATTCGCTTCACACTTCTATGATCCTGATTCAGGAAAAACGTATATTCCATTTGCTAAACAAGCAAAACAAACAGGAGCGAAGTATTTTAAACTAGCTGGTGAAGCTTATCAAAATAAAGATCTGAAAAATGCATTCTTTTATTTAGGATTATCACTTCATTATTTAGGGGATGTTAACCAGCCTATGCATGCAGCAAACTTTACTAACATTTCGCATCCATTTGGCTTCCACTCAAAATATGAAAACTTCGTTGATACAGTGAAAGACAATTATAAAGTAACAGATGGAAATGGCTATTGGAATTGGCAAAGTGCAAATCCAGAAGAGTGGGTTCATGCATCAGCATCAGCAGCAAAAGCTGATTTCCCATCAATTGTTAATGATAATACGAAAAATTGGTTCCTAAAAGCAGCGGTATCACAAGACTCTGCTGACAAATGGCGTGCTGAAGTAACACCGGTAACAGGAAAACGTTTAATGGAAGCACAGCGTATTACAGCTGGATATATTCATTTATGGTTTGATACGTACGTGAATAACAAATAA
- a CDS encoding DUF4352 domain-containing protein: MGEAVKAGNFEFVINGVNETNKLSSGNQFIKDVTTEGKLLVIDYTVKNLDTKARMMDGNLFKLKGNGAEFEPMNKAEVMMILGDKNLFLEEVNPQMSRSGKIVVEVPADLNAYNLKLSSGLGWSGGEYATVKLK, from the coding sequence ATTGGTGAAGCAGTTAAAGCAGGCAATTTTGAATTTGTAATTAATGGTGTTAATGAAACAAATAAATTATCTAGTGGAAATCAATTCATTAAAGATGTAACTACTGAAGGAAAGTTACTCGTTATTGACTACACAGTAAAAAACTTAGATACAAAAGCTAGAATGATGGATGGTAACTTATTCAAACTTAAAGGCAATGGTGCTGAATTTGAACCGATGAATAAAGCAGAGGTTATGATGATTTTAGGGGATAAGAACTTATTTTTAGAAGAAGTTAATCCTCAAATGTCTCGTAGCGGTAAGATTGTGGTTGAAGTTCCTGCTGACTTAAATGCTTACAACTTAAAATTATCCAGTGGTTTAGGTTGGTCTGGTGGAGAATACGCTACAGTTAAATTAAAATAA
- the gabT gene encoding 4-aminobutyrate--2-oxoglutarate transaminase — MLKEKQDIITTKSDRLHERRNNAVPAGPYNITQLYVQSAKGAVITDIDGNELIDFAGGIGMQNVGHCHPKVVQAIQSQVESSIHSCFHVAPYESYIELAERLNELTPGDFKKKTMFANSGAEAVENAIKIARKATGRSAIVSFERAYHGRTLMTMSLTSKVKPYKHGFGPFAPDVYKLPYPYYYRAEDGMTKEEVDGQILAYFERFLLEEVASDNIAAIILEPLQGEGGFIVPTATFIQGVRNLCDKYGIIMIADEIQTGFARTGSLFAMDHFGVAPDLMTFSKSIAAGMPLSAVTGRAELMDAPGPGQLGGTFSGSPVACAAALAVLDVIEEENLVKRAGVIGSRMMEIFNSWKDKYELIGDVRGLGAMAAIELVKDRNTKEPATEEVKAIMQETHNKGLITISAGIYGNVLRFLPPLVITDEQLEDGLAILETAIAKLSK; from the coding sequence ATGTTAAAAGAAAAGCAAGATATTATAACTACAAAATCTGATCGTTTACATGAAAGAAGAAACAATGCAGTGCCTGCAGGTCCATATAATATTACGCAGTTATATGTTCAATCTGCAAAAGGAGCGGTTATTACTGATATAGATGGTAACGAATTAATAGATTTTGCAGGCGGGATTGGTATGCAAAATGTAGGGCATTGTCATCCGAAGGTAGTACAAGCAATTCAAAGCCAAGTGGAATCTTCTATTCATAGTTGTTTTCATGTAGCACCATATGAAAGCTATATTGAATTGGCTGAAAGACTGAATGAATTAACACCAGGAGATTTTAAGAAAAAAACAATGTTTGCAAATAGCGGAGCTGAAGCGGTAGAAAATGCTATAAAAATCGCTAGGAAAGCTACTGGGCGCAGTGCTATCGTTTCGTTTGAGCGTGCATATCACGGACGTACACTCATGACAATGTCTCTTACAAGTAAGGTAAAACCTTACAAGCATGGATTTGGCCCGTTTGCACCAGATGTATACAAGCTACCTTATCCGTATTATTACCGTGCGGAAGACGGCATGACGAAAGAAGAAGTAGATGGGCAAATTTTAGCGTATTTTGAACGTTTTCTGTTAGAAGAGGTGGCAAGCGATAATATTGCTGCTATTATTTTGGAACCGCTTCAAGGTGAAGGTGGATTTATTGTCCCAACTGCTACTTTTATACAAGGAGTAAGAAACCTTTGTGATAAATATGGAATTATTATGATCGCAGATGAAATTCAAACGGGCTTTGCTCGTACAGGTAGTTTATTTGCAATGGATCACTTTGGCGTAGCTCCTGATTTAATGACATTTTCAAAATCAATTGCTGCAGGTATGCCGCTTAGTGCTGTGACAGGAAGAGCGGAATTAATGGATGCACCTGGACCAGGACAGCTTGGCGGTACTTTTTCAGGGAGCCCGGTTGCTTGCGCGGCTGCTCTAGCTGTTTTAGATGTAATAGAAGAAGAGAATTTAGTAAAACGTGCCGGGGTAATCGGTAGTCGTATGATGGAAATATTCAATAGCTGGAAGGATAAATATGAATTAATTGGAGATGTGAGGGGCCTTGGGGCAATGGCGGCTATCGAGCTTGTAAAGGATCGAAATACGAAAGAGCCGGCAACGGAAGAAGTGAAAGCAATTATGCAAGAAACACATAACAAAGGTTTAATCACAATAAGTGCTGGTATTTATGGAAATGTACTTCGTTTCTTACCGCCGCTTGTTATAACAGATGAACAGCTTGAAGACGGGCTAGCGATTCTTGAAACTGCGATTGCTAAGCTATCAAAATAA
- the lhgO gene encoding L-2-hydroxyglutarate oxidase: protein MYDFIIIGGGIVGLSTGMALTKKFPHAKIAVIEKENELAHHQTGHNSGVIHSGIYYKPGSYKARFAKEGNAAMVQFCKENGIAYNMCGKVIVATEKEELPLLHNLYERGLQNGLDISKIDQGELAEIEPHVKGLEAIRVSSCGIADYKGVSHTFARIIQESGGEVHLGTKAEQIFEKKDFVTIETNQGVFETRFLINCAGLHSDRIAKKTGILTDMKIVPFRGEYYELVPERRHLVKHLIYPVPNPDFPFLGVHFTRMINGDVHAGPNAVLSFKREGYTKKDFDLKDFMETMTYAGFWKMAMPNMKEGLKEMVRSFSKQSFLKSLQRLIPELTDKDIVPTHAGVRAQAILSNGNMVDDFCIISGINSMHICNAPSPAATASLKIGEGIAEQIPDVVVDRVSSAGVFRVKA, encoded by the coding sequence ATGTATGATTTTATCATTATCGGCGGAGGGATTGTTGGCCTTTCAACAGGGATGGCCTTAACAAAAAAATTCCCTCACGCCAAAATAGCAGTAATCGAAAAAGAGAACGAACTTGCGCATCACCAAACGGGACATAATAGCGGTGTCATTCATTCCGGTATTTACTATAAACCAGGCAGCTATAAAGCGAGATTTGCGAAAGAAGGAAACGCAGCGATGGTTCAGTTCTGCAAAGAAAATGGCATTGCCTATAACATGTGCGGAAAAGTGATCGTCGCGACAGAAAAAGAAGAACTTCCTCTTTTACATAATCTATACGAGAGAGGTCTGCAAAATGGTCTAGATATATCTAAAATCGACCAAGGGGAATTAGCGGAAATTGAGCCTCATGTAAAAGGATTAGAGGCCATTCGAGTTTCTTCCTGCGGTATTGCCGATTATAAAGGAGTCAGTCATACATTTGCACGTATCATCCAGGAAAGCGGAGGAGAAGTACATTTAGGAACAAAAGCAGAACAAATTTTTGAGAAAAAAGATTTCGTTACAATCGAAACAAATCAAGGCGTCTTTGAAACAAGATTTCTCATCAATTGCGCTGGATTACATAGCGATCGAATCGCCAAAAAAACAGGAATACTAACAGATATGAAAATCGTCCCTTTTCGAGGCGAGTATTATGAACTTGTTCCAGAACGACGTCATCTCGTGAAACATTTGATTTACCCTGTTCCCAATCCAGACTTCCCATTCTTAGGCGTTCACTTTACAAGAATGATAAACGGAGACGTCCATGCTGGACCTAATGCAGTATTAAGCTTTAAGCGAGAAGGCTACACAAAAAAAGACTTTGACCTAAAAGACTTCATGGAAACAATGACCTATGCCGGCTTTTGGAAAATGGCAATGCCCAATATGAAAGAAGGCCTAAAAGAAATGGTCCGCTCTTTCAGTAAACAATCCTTTCTCAAAAGCTTGCAGCGCCTCATACCAGAACTTACAGACAAAGATATCGTCCCAACCCACGCCGGTGTAAGAGCGCAGGCGATTCTATCCAATGGAAACATGGTAGATGACTTTTGTATTATTTCAGGTATAAACTCCATGCATATTTGCAATGCGCCATCCCCGGCGGCAACGGCTAGTTTGAAAATTGGAGAAGGGATTGCAGAGCAGATTCCGGATGTGGTGGTGGATCGGGTGAGTTCGGCTGGGGTGTTTCGGGTGAAGGCTTAA
- a CDS encoding aspartyl-phosphate phosphatase Spo0E family protein produces the protein MKVIDVQEAIEEKKKELIELIRKYDFTHNKVITCSQELDALIYHLMKKQQTYSLNI, from the coding sequence ATGAAAGTGATAGATGTACAAGAAGCCATAGAAGAAAAAAAGAAAGAACTCATTGAGCTCATTAGAAAATATGATTTTACACATAACAAGGTCATTACCTGTAGTCAGGAATTAGATGCTTTAATATACCATTTGATGAAAAAACAACAAACATACAGTTTGAATATATAG
- a CDS encoding DUF3870 domain-containing protein has translation MRKGTFFMAGHSRLPKGMAVRSVYETLTITIEADHKYHVIIESSCTLATGHGRDFISQILRGHSLRDGIEDIIQEISHHYQGKAQNAIISALKDLYRQYTSYVNGDQPQEEYEETTP, from the coding sequence ATGCGTAAAGGGACTTTTTTCATGGCAGGACATTCGAGGCTTCCAAAAGGAATGGCTGTACGCAGTGTCTATGAAACATTAACAATTACAATAGAGGCGGATCACAAATATCATGTCATTATCGAATCATCATGTACCCTTGCTACGGGACATGGGAGGGACTTTATTTCTCAAATTTTAAGAGGGCATAGTTTACGAGATGGTATTGAAGATATCATTCAAGAAATCTCCCATCATTATCAAGGGAAAGCACAAAATGCGATTATTAGCGCTTTAAAGGACTTGTACCGTCAATATACGAGTTATGTAAACGGTGACCAACCGCAGGAGGAATATGAGGAAACGACTCCGTAA
- a CDS encoding transposase, translating to MQRRKHSVEFKQQVVQEAIDTGNRALVARRYELSPNLVSKWVKAFQESRSLNTSSVQRGVSPSGLKKLEAENDQLKKLLGEKDLEISILRDVLKKKNPHLLKRLK from the coding sequence ATGCAAAGAAGAAAACATTCTGTAGAATTTAAACAACAGGTGGTACAAGAGGCGATTGATACCGGAAATAGAGCTTTAGTGGCAAGGCGTTATGAACTTAGCCCTAACCTTGTAAGCAAATGGGTGAAAGCTTTTCAAGAAAGCAGATCTTTAAATACTTCCAGTGTTCAAAGAGGAGTTTCCCCTTCAGGACTTAAAAAACTAGAGGCAGAAAACGACCAGCTTAAAAAGTTATTAGGCGAAAAAGACCTAGAAATTTCTATTCTTCGTGACGTGCTAAAAAAGAAGAACCCTCACTTACTGAAACGCTTGAAGTAG
- a CDS encoding amino acid permease — protein sequence MFLVKAKKELQKDLKTRHITMISIGGVIGGGLFVGSGTIIQSTGPAAILSYIIGALMVVLVMRMLGEMAAVNPDSGSFSTYAHKAIGPWAGYTIGWLYWFNWVIIIAIEAVLLGVMINNWFPSIPAWLASLLMIVLMTTTNIYSVKLYGEFEYWLAFIKVVAILAFLILGISMIFGIVPGVDRPDFSILSENGGFFPKGIVPVLLSVVFISFSLSGSEVAAIAAGESENPEKNVIRAINSVVWRLMIFFVGSVTILVIFMPWNNASLLKLPYASLFQMAGIPAAAEIMNGVVFLSLLSVLNSGIYTSSRMLFSLGKKGDAPLIFSRLNSRGTPIWAIFASIVFAFICAMLKFISPDKLFAFLANSSGGVTMLMYMFVAVSHIRLRREAEREDPGRLKVKMWLFPYLTYATLAMIITIFVSQAFIADMRMQFYMTILATALVIAFYFLRVKNKQVSIKEDGTNLDDFTIIKDSGIGLEKD from the coding sequence ATGTTTTTGGTTAAAGCAAAAAAAGAACTACAAAAAGACTTGAAAACCAGGCATATAACAATGATTTCAATTGGTGGGGTTATCGGGGGCGGCTTATTTGTAGGAAGTGGGACAATTATTCAATCAACAGGCCCAGCTGCAATCTTGTCCTACATTATAGGTGCTTTAATGGTGGTACTCGTGATGCGGATGCTGGGGGAGATGGCTGCGGTAAACCCTGATAGTGGTTCTTTCTCGACATATGCTCATAAAGCAATTGGACCTTGGGCAGGGTACACAATCGGTTGGTTATACTGGTTCAATTGGGTCATCATTATAGCAATTGAAGCGGTATTGTTAGGTGTTATGATCAACAATTGGTTTCCTTCCATACCAGCATGGTTAGCGAGTTTACTTATGATTGTCCTCATGACGACTACGAATATCTATTCAGTAAAGTTATATGGAGAGTTTGAATATTGGTTAGCGTTTATCAAAGTTGTAGCGATTCTTGCATTTTTAATTTTAGGAATTTCTATGATTTTTGGAATTGTTCCTGGTGTAGATAGACCGGATTTTTCTATCCTCTCTGAAAACGGAGGCTTTTTTCCAAAAGGGATTGTGCCTGTATTGCTGAGTGTTGTATTTATTTCTTTCTCTTTATCGGGGAGTGAAGTAGCTGCTATTGCGGCCGGAGAATCTGAAAATCCAGAGAAAAATGTTATAAGAGCAATTAACAGTGTTGTATGGCGTCTTATGATTTTCTTTGTAGGCTCTGTAACGATTTTGGTTATTTTTATGCCGTGGAACAATGCGTCATTATTGAAACTGCCATATGCAAGTTTATTTCAGATGGCAGGAATCCCTGCTGCTGCGGAAATTATGAACGGGGTTGTGTTTCTATCTTTGCTTTCGGTTCTGAATTCTGGAATATACACGAGTTCTCGCATGTTATTTTCACTTGGTAAAAAGGGAGACGCTCCTCTTATTTTTTCAAGGTTAAACAGTAGAGGTACACCAATTTGGGCGATATTTGCAAGTATAGTATTTGCATTCATTTGCGCCATGCTAAAGTTTATATCTCCTGATAAATTATTTGCTTTTTTAGCGAATAGCTCTGGTGGCGTTACGATGCTTATGTATATGTTTGTTGCAGTTTCTCATATTCGATTAAGAAGAGAAGCTGAAAGAGAAGACCCAGGAAGACTAAAGGTGAAAATGTGGTTATTCCCTTATCTCACGTACGCAACACTTGCTATGATTATCACTATATTTGTTTCACAAGCGTTTATAGCGGATATGCGTATGCAATTTTATATGACGATTTTAGCTACTGCCCTAGTAATAGCATTCTATTTTCTAAGAGTTAAAAATAAGCAAGTATCTATAAAGGAAGATGGAACAAATTTAGATGATTTTACGATTATAAAAGACTCGGGAATTGGTTTAGAGAAGGACTAA
- a CDS encoding DNA-binding protein: MYPLGSKERPIIVKVSSKARAEKVAAICEAYNFYYIVGLEFNEDVTDLKKAIKDCSRPANIYESCSCNSGKRYKFCCMNKEIELDI, translated from the coding sequence ATGTATCCACTAGGTTCTAAAGAACGTCCTATCATCGTAAAGGTTTCGTCTAAAGCAAGAGCAGAGAAAGTGGCTGCGATTTGTGAGGCATACAATTTTTACTACATAGTTGGACTAGAATTCAACGAAGATGTGACGGATTTAAAAAAAGCAATCAAAGATTGCTCAAGGCCAGCAAATATTTATGAGAGTTGTTCATGTAACAGTGGGAAGAGGTACAAGTTTTGTTGTATGAACAAAGAAATTGAGCTGGATATATAA
- a CDS encoding IS4 family transposase, translated as MKKLSSSQVFRLLSEELQRVFSPQALTELAKQTQFVQRNSKFRAQDLSALCIGMGQDIASYSLARLCGNLESETGVLMSPEGLNLRLNAQAVEFLRSLFSQLLQKQLLSMTSLYSSFSAYFRRIRILDATTFQVSDQLATAYPGSGGSGKASGVKIQLEYDLLSGQFLHVEVGPGKQNDVNYGKEIQHTVDLQDLCIRDLGYFSLIDLDAIQQKGAYYLSRLKMNTKIFQKNEHVLTFKNGSIKKKYQYTMIDLEAIMNQLQPGECYEIPVVYIGRSYGLPARAVIYRLTPEQEAQRRKDRAYKEKKKNMTFSDRTKKLQGINVYVTNIPSEYVSKEAIHEFYSLRWQIEIIFKTWKSIFHIHHNTNVKKERLECHIYGKLIALLLSSTVMFQMRQLLLVKKQKELSEWKAMYMIHDYFRTLYRHIQLQSIQLTKSFLRLFHLLDKNGRKSHRYRKKTVFDILGIAYEQHLSK; from the coding sequence ATGAAAAAACTATCTAGTTCTCAAGTGTTTCGACTGCTTTCAGAGGAATTACAACGCGTCTTTTCACCACAAGCATTAACAGAGCTTGCCAAACAAACTCAGTTTGTTCAACGTAACAGTAAATTCAGGGCACAAGATTTATCTGCCTTATGTATTGGGATGGGACAAGACATTGCGAGTTATTCTCTGGCTAGACTATGTGGAAATTTGGAATCAGAAACCGGCGTCCTGATGAGTCCAGAAGGACTAAATCTAAGGTTGAATGCACAAGCAGTGGAATTTTTACGCTCTTTATTCTCACAGTTATTACAAAAACAATTGTTATCCATGACATCTCTCTATTCCTCTTTTTCAGCATATTTTCGTCGTATTCGGATTTTAGATGCCACCACGTTTCAAGTCTCGGATCAACTTGCGACGGCTTATCCTGGTTCAGGAGGAAGTGGAAAGGCTTCTGGCGTAAAAATACAGTTAGAATACGATTTGCTGAGTGGGCAATTTTTACATGTTGAAGTGGGGCCAGGTAAACAAAATGATGTGAATTATGGGAAAGAGATTCAACATACTGTTGATTTACAAGATTTATGCATACGAGATTTAGGGTATTTTAGTTTAATTGATTTAGATGCAATCCAACAAAAAGGGGCGTACTATTTATCTCGATTAAAAATGAACACCAAAATATTTCAAAAAAATGAGCATGTTCTTACCTTTAAAAACGGATCCATTAAGAAAAAATATCAATACACAATGATTGACTTAGAAGCCATCATGAATCAGTTACAGCCGGGTGAATGTTATGAAATTCCTGTTGTTTATATCGGTCGGAGTTATGGACTTCCAGCACGAGCCGTGATTTACAGACTAACCCCTGAGCAAGAAGCACAACGTAGAAAAGATCGTGCATACAAAGAGAAAAAGAAGAATATGACTTTTAGCGATCGAACCAAAAAACTGCAAGGAATCAATGTGTACGTTACCAATATTCCATCGGAATATGTCTCAAAAGAAGCCATTCATGAATTCTACTCCCTTCGTTGGCAAATCGAAATCATTTTTAAAACATGGAAATCTATTTTTCATATTCATCACAATACAAATGTAAAAAAGGAACGGTTAGAGTGTCATATCTATGGAAAGTTAATTGCGCTCTTATTATCCTCTACTGTGATGTTTCAAATGAGGCAATTATTACTGGTCAAGAAACAAAAAGAGTTAAGTGAATGGAAAGCCATGTATATGATTCACGATTACTTTCGAACATTATATCGCCATATACAACTTCAATCGATCCAGTTAACAAAAAGTTTTCTTCGCTTGTTCCATTTACTTGATAAAAATGGACGGAAATCGCATCGATATCGAAAGAAAACGGTGTTTGATATTTTAGGTATTGCATACGAACAACATCTATCCAAGTAA
- a CDS encoding IS3 family transposase — MKQTWCKTRIKAKKSLFEYIEFFYNSKGIYSAIDYCTPNEYEQQYYIQVA, encoded by the coding sequence ATTAAACAAACGTGGTGTAAAACAAGAATTAAAGCAAAAAAGTCCCTCTTTGAATATATCGAATTCTTCTACAATTCAAAGGGAATTTATTCAGCGATCGACTACTGTACACCAAATGAATACGAACAACAATATTACATTCAAGTAGCTTAA
- the glaH gene encoding glutarate dioxygenase GlaH, giving the protein MSMITEQEVKMKFAKKYEGYEIVPHPEHKRLYHIVLDQQLLQQFFEEVKEHSEQSLQYIPYSRFILADQMKKLFGESFMENVRGVIHDREAGGFTIGVQGETTEAGDYVKFATALTHLIGTSNFDAMTGTYYARFNVKDTESSDSYLRQAYRLFTLHTDGTFVDEPTDWLLMMKIEEKNAVGGESRLLHLDDWEELDRFRKHPLASVKITYKAPPSKNTQEIVYRETFFDVNNAPCICFIDQFAYPDNIEQATYLKELSASVENSQATHALKLPVGDLVLLNNLFWMHGRAPFQKNKDLYRELMRQRGCFSK; this is encoded by the coding sequence ATGTCAATGATTACGGAACAAGAAGTGAAAATGAAATTTGCAAAGAAATATGAGGGATATGAAATAGTTCCTCATCCAGAACATAAGCGGTTGTATCATATTGTGTTAGATCAGCAATTGCTTCAACAATTTTTCGAAGAGGTAAAAGAACACTCTGAGCAATCATTACAATATATTCCTTATTCCCGCTTTATCCTTGCTGATCAGATGAAAAAGCTCTTTGGTGAATCCTTTATGGAGAATGTTCGAGGTGTTATTCATGACCGTGAAGCGGGTGGATTTACAATTGGTGTACAGGGAGAAACGACAGAAGCAGGAGACTATGTGAAGTTTGCAACGGCATTAACACATTTAATTGGTACGTCTAACTTTGATGCAATGACAGGAACGTACTATGCGAGATTTAATGTAAAAGATACAGAAAGCAGCGATTCTTATCTTCGTCAAGCATATCGATTATTCACGCTTCATACAGACGGAACATTTGTTGACGAACCTACAGATTGGCTTCTTATGATGAAAATTGAAGAAAAGAATGCAGTAGGGGGCGAGTCGCGTTTACTTCATTTAGATGATTGGGAAGAGCTTGATAGATTTCGGAAGCATCCACTTGCTTCTGTCAAAATCACGTACAAAGCACCTCCAAGTAAAAATACACAAGAAATCGTATATCGTGAAACATTTTTTGATGTGAACAATGCACCATGTATTTGCTTCATCGATCAATTTGCTTATCCGGATAACATTGAACAGGCAACATATTTGAAGGAATTATCAGCTTCTGTTGAAAACTCTCAAGCAACACATGCATTAAAATTACCAGTTGGTGATTTAGTCCTTTTAAATAATCTATTTTGGATGCACGGGCGCGCTCCTTTTCAGAAAAACAAAGATTTATATAGAGAGCTCATGCGCCAACGCGGCTGCTTTTCTAAATAA
- a CDS encoding aldehyde dehydrogenase family protein, which yields MRFLNYINGKWIEPSTNQYSKNYNPHNGEVLGEFPLSSADDTQAAIASAKEAFQNWQGLSFHERASYLWKAAAILKEHVTEIGQDLTSEEGKTLAEGIGETKRAISILEYYAGEANQPMGEMIPSANPKTMLYSKRVAVGPVGLITPWNFPIAIPAWKLAPALIYGNTVVIKPAEITPKSVYHLVNAFHEAGIPAGVINCVFGKGSVVGAELTENPDIKAISFTGSNSVGKTIQQTAIANGKKVQLEMGGKNPLVILKDADIQKAVDITIRGAFMSTGQKCTATSRVIIEEGIYEEFRNELLLRTEALKVGNPLEQDTFMGPCVSKNQQQSVLSMIEAGRKEASLLYGGSVPKENELKQGYYILPTIFEDVAQDARIAKEEIFGPVICLFKVNNYQEAIHLANDTKYGLSASICTNNLSLAQQFIDDMEVGMVHVNSETAGAEPQVPFGGMKNSSAGPREQGKTAAEFYTRVKTVYVDQV from the coding sequence ATGAGGTTCTTAAATTATATAAACGGTAAATGGATAGAACCATCTACTAATCAATATTCGAAAAACTATAATCCGCATAATGGAGAAGTGTTAGGTGAATTTCCATTAAGCTCAGCAGATGATACACAAGCAGCCATTGCATCAGCGAAAGAAGCCTTTCAAAATTGGCAAGGGTTATCGTTTCATGAGCGGGCGAGTTATTTATGGAAAGCAGCAGCGATTTTAAAAGAACACGTGACTGAAATCGGTCAAGATCTAACAAGTGAGGAAGGAAAGACACTCGCTGAAGGGATTGGAGAAACGAAGCGAGCAATCAGTATTCTTGAATACTATGCGGGGGAAGCGAATCAGCCGATGGGAGAAATGATTCCTTCCGCAAACCCGAAAACGATGCTTTATAGTAAACGCGTAGCTGTTGGACCAGTAGGACTCATTACGCCGTGGAATTTCCCAATTGCGATTCCGGCATGGAAATTGGCCCCGGCACTTATTTATGGAAATACAGTTGTCATTAAACCTGCTGAAATTACACCAAAATCAGTATATCATCTCGTAAATGCTTTCCATGAGGCAGGAATTCCTGCAGGAGTTATAAATTGTGTATTTGGGAAAGGTTCAGTAGTCGGAGCGGAATTAACAGAAAATCCTGATATAAAAGCGATATCCTTCACAGGTTCTAATAGCGTAGGCAAAACCATTCAGCAAACAGCGATTGCAAATGGGAAAAAGGTGCAATTAGAAATGGGAGGAAAAAATCCGCTCGTTATATTAAAGGATGCTGATATCCAGAAGGCGGTCGATATTACGATAAGAGGTGCATTTATGTCAACAGGACAAAAATGCACAGCGACAAGTAGGGTGATTATTGAAGAGGGTATTTATGAGGAATTTCGGAATGAGCTCCTATTACGCACAGAGGCTCTAAAAGTTGGAAATCCATTAGAACAGGATACGTTTATGGGGCCATGTGTTTCTAAGAACCAACAGCAATCTGTTTTATCGATGATTGAAGCGGGTAGAAAAGAGGCTTCCTTGCTTTACGGAGGCAGTGTACCAAAAGAAAATGAGTTGAAACAAGGATATTATATTTTACCGACTATTTTTGAAGATGTAGCGCAAGATGCACGAATTGCGAAAGAAGAAATTTTCGGTCCTGTTATTTGTTTGTTTAAGGTGAACAATTATCAAGAGGCTATTCACTTGGCTAACGATACGAAGTATGGACTCAGCGCATCTATTTGTACCAATAATCTTAGCCTTGCCCAGCAATTTATCGATGATATGGAGGTTGGCATGGTCCATGTAAACTCGGAAACTGCAGGAGCAGAACCGCAAGTTCCGTTTGGAGGAATGAAAAATTCTAGTGCTGGACCACGAGAACAAGGAAAAACAGCTGCAGAATTTTATACAAGAGTAAAGACCGTATATGTCGATCAAGTATGA